The following proteins come from a genomic window of Aphelocoma coerulescens isolate FSJ_1873_10779 chromosome 29, UR_Acoe_1.0, whole genome shotgun sequence:
- the SMAGP gene encoding small cell adhesion glycoprotein, which produces MEGDRPHLSADLTTPYLRKAPTPPGHEGADTAVIAVVITLVFLTLLTVLVVIGIYLYRNQGSYRTYEQPEPDVAPRAEEAPAKEKEEYFI; this is translated from the exons ATGGAGGGAGATCGACCCCACCTGAGCGCAG ACCTGACGACCCCGTACCTGAGGAAGgctcccacccctcctggccATGAGGGCGCCGACACCGCCGTCATCGCAG TGGTGATCACCCTGGTGTTCCTCACCTTGCTGACGGTGCTGGTGGTGATCGGGATTTACCTGTACCGGAACCAGGGCTCCTACCGCACCTACGAGCAGCCGGAGCCGGACGTGGCCCCGCGGGCCGAGGAGGCTCCGgccaaggagaaggaggaatatTTTATCTAA
- the DAZAP2 gene encoding DAZ-associated protein 2 isoform X1: protein MNGKGPFAGQQPSFPGLAPPGYPQALPLPQPPPYLDPAPAYPELYRLSFVPLGAASVPPVSPAYPGASLYLPLAPPVPVGALGSPVAYFPLGQVYPPGSAVLLEGAFDTGARLGTGGSGGIPPPPAGCPPGAPPVPVPPGAAVLLPPRKGGFGLGGAGGGFSLW from the exons ATGAACGGCAAAG ggccgtTCGCGGGCCAGCAGCCCTCGTTCCCCGGCCTGGCCCCCCCCGGGTACCCCCAGGCTCTGCCCCTGCCGCAGCCGCCCCCCTACCTTGACCCTGCACCTGCGTACCCCGAG CTCTACCGTCTCAGCTTCGTCCCCCTGGGCGCTGCCAgcgtcccccccgtgtccccggcgTACCCGGGTGCGTCCCTGTACCTGCCCCTGGCCCCGCCGGTGCCCGTGGGGGCCCTGGGCTCGCCCGTGGCCTATTTCCCGCTGGGACAGGTGTATCCGCCGGGATCCGCGGTGCTGCTGGAAGGGGCATTTGACACcggagccaggctggggacagggggcaGCGGCGGCATCCCG ccgccgcccgccgggTGCCCCCCGGgtgcccccccggtgcccgtcccgcccggagccgccgtcCTGCTGCCCCCACGCAAGGGGGGCTTCGGCCtggggggggccgggggtggCTTCAGCCTCTGGTGA
- the DAZAP2 gene encoding DAZ-associated protein 2 isoform X2, giving the protein MNGKGPFAGQQPSFPGLAPPGYPQALPLPQPPPYLDPAPAYPELYRLSFVPLGAASVPPVSPAYPGASLYLPLAPPVPVGALGSPVAYFPLGQVYPPGSAVLLEGAFDTGARLGTGGSGGIPGFVPTLGVTPT; this is encoded by the exons ATGAACGGCAAAG ggccgtTCGCGGGCCAGCAGCCCTCGTTCCCCGGCCTGGCCCCCCCCGGGTACCCCCAGGCTCTGCCCCTGCCGCAGCCGCCCCCCTACCTTGACCCTGCACCTGCGTACCCCGAG CTCTACCGTCTCAGCTTCGTCCCCCTGGGCGCTGCCAgcgtcccccccgtgtccccggcgTACCCGGGTGCGTCCCTGTACCTGCCCCTGGCCCCGCCGGTGCCCGTGGGGGCCCTGGGCTCGCCCGTGGCCTATTTCCCGCTGGGACAGGTGTATCCGCCGGGATCCGCGGTGCTGCTGGAAGGGGCATTTGACACcggagccaggctggggacagggggcaGCGGCGGCATCCCG GGGTTCGTGCCCACCCTGGGTGTGACACCAACCTGA